The Corynebacterium callunae DSM 20147 genomic sequence TGAGGGAGCCAAAGCTAACAGCTTGAGCCTCTGGTGGGAGGCCAACAACTGCCATAACACCATGTGGCTTGAGCAGGCGCAGGTACTTATCCACTGGGATAGAAGCACTGATGGTGTTGAGGATGAAGTCAAACTCGCCAACGTGATCTTCAAAGAAGTTCTCATCGGTGGTTGCGAGGGTACGAGCTGCGCCAAGGGTCTTAGCTAGCTCTGCTTTACGCAAGGAACGGGACAAAACGGTAACGTCTGCACCCTTAGCTGCGGCGATCTGAACGCCCATATGGCCAAGTCCGCCAAGGCCCATAACTGCAACCTTGTCGCCTTCCTTAACGTTCCAGCGAGCGATAGGGGAGTAAGTGGTGATGCCGGCACAGAGAAGCGGTGCAGCAACATCAAATTCAAGTTCATCAGGGATAGAGCAAACGAAACGCTCGTTAACTACTACCTTTTCAGAGTATCCGCCCTGGGTAATGGTGCCGTCCACATCTTCAGAGTTGTAGGTCCCAACGGCGCCCTTGAGGCAGTGGTTTTCAAATCCGGCGAGGCACTGTTCGCATTCGCCACAGGAATCGACCAGGCAGCCGACGCCAACGCGGTCGCCGACCTTCCACTTGGTAACTCCGGAGCCAACTGCGGAAACAACTCCGGCGATCTCATGGCCAACAGAGAGTGGGAAATGGGCTGGTCCCCACTCGTTACGAATGGTGTGGATGTCGCTGTGGCAGATCCCAGCAGCTCTAATATCGATTACGACGTCATCTTCGCGGGGGTCGCGGCGGTTGATGACCTTAACCTCGAATGGTGCTTCGGGGCCTGTTTTCTGGAGTGCTTTTACTTGGATGCTCACTCGCGCCATGCTACCTACAGTTGCCTTTTGGGTGTTGGTCCCAAAGAGTTTCTGCAGGTTAACAGGGTTCACTTAGGGTAAATATTTTGGGGAAGAATTGACTTTTCTTGATCAGGATAAGTCAAGAAGAAACCTTCACGGGAAAATAAAGTGAGTGCTCTCGCAACAAGGAGGCACAATGCTGGAATTGAATCGTGTTATTTAAGAGATTGAAGATCATGTGGGGGTTGACGTCGAAAAGCTTGCACGCCATGCCCTGACCAGCGAAAATCACCTGCGAAGAATGTTTGGCACCCTTGCCGGGGAGCCCGTATTAGACGTTGCAATTAAGTACGGCTATGCGTCTTCCGAGGCCTTTTCAAGAGCTTTTCGACGTTTTCATGGTGTGAACCTTTCAGAAGCTCGTTTAGAGTCCACCACTTTGCGATCCCAACCGCGTTTATGCTTTCACATACAAGTAAAAGGAGTGACAGATTTGCGATACCACATTGTCGATAAAGTTGCTTTCTACCTTTCCGGTTTTCACCGGCGCTAACTCTGTAATTATGGAATTCGAGAAATTCCTGGATAAAGACACCAAGACGAAATTGTTAGCAAAGAACGACATAGAGCCGCGGGGCCCGCTTTCCATCAGTGATGAAATTGAAAACCAGCAGGAAGAAGGCTCAATTCTGGACTATTGGCATGCCGTAGCCACGAGCGAACCTGCCACCGACTTTGAATCCCTCGCTGTCCCTGCAGGTAAAGGGGTGGTCTTTGAAACTGAGGGTGCATTCCCTGAAGCAATCCAACAAATGTGGGCCGACGCTGCCACCGAATGGTTCCCCGCCAACCCTTATTTATGGGCGAAAGGGCCACAACTCTTAAAAACCACATATTCCACCGACTTTTCCACTGCTAAAGCAGAGCTTTGGCTACCGATTGAGGATGTGGGGTGATTGCGAGTCCTATTTCGGGCTAGGGATTCACCCAAGCGTGCCGATTTACGACGAAAATATGTTCCGGCATGCCCCTTTACGTAGATCGGCACGTTTGGTGAATAAAACTCCAAACAGGCCTTAAAAAGTGTCTCTCTAGAAGCGTGTTTAAGGCAAGAAAAATGGACTCCCGAGGTGGAAGTCCATTTGTAAAAGTCGAAGCTTTAAATCGTTTTAAAGCTGAACGGATGTTTTAACTTGCACTCCAAATTCATAAGCACAAATTTCGGCGATGGAGGTTGCAGCTGCATCGGCAATGATCTTGCCTTTTTCGGAAGTTGCTCCGACAGCGTCGGCGAGAGCTCCATGACTAGGGATATCACTAGGTTGTAGTGGAACCCGAAGGTATGGAGGAACAGCGAAAGCTTCCTTAGCGGGTAACTTATCTGCATGTACTAGCTCGGGGGCGAGGTGCATGAGTAAGGACGTTTCTGTAACCGCGGCATGTTCTAGATCCCAGCCGGGGAACATGATGTCGGAAAAGACTTCGTCCATAACTGAATCTTTGAGAGGGTCCCACCAGTTGGCTAAAACAATCTGGTTATCGGTGCCATGTCGGCGTTGAGCCAGGTGCATTGCTTCAAGGATCGGAGCTTGGTTTTCGAAGTGGGCACTG encodes the following:
- a CDS encoding NAD(P)-dependent alcohol dehydrogenase, with product MSIQVKALQKTGPEAPFEVKVINRRDPREDDVVIDIRAAGICHSDIHTIRNEWGPAHFPLSVGHEIAGVVSAVGSGVTKWKVGDRVGVGCLVDSCGECEQCLAGFENHCLKGAVGTYNSEDVDGTITQGGYSEKVVVNERFVCSIPDELEFDVAAPLLCAGITTYSPIARWNVKEGDKVAVMGLGGLGHMGVQIAAAKGADVTVLSRSLRKAELAKTLGAARTLATTDENFFEDHVGEFDFILNTISASIPVDKYLRLLKPHGVMAVVGLPPEAQAVSFGSLIGGSKVLTGSNIGGIAETQEMLNFCAEHGLGALIEKIGVNDVDAAYERVVAGDVQFRFVIDTETFTEAEAV
- a CDS encoding GyrI-like domain-containing protein, whose translation is MEFEKFLDKDTKTKLLAKNDIEPRGPLSISDEIENQQEEGSILDYWHAVATSEPATDFESLAVPAGKGVVFETEGAFPEAIQQMWADAATEWFPANPYLWAKGPQLLKTTYSTDFSTAKAELWLPIEDVG
- a CDS encoding creatininase, with the protein product MVFAANMTWEQYAAKTDGVAIIPAGSCEQHGPHLPLSTDSIIATEISRMVAEQIDGIVLPTLNYGYRSSPYSGGGPLFPGTVDLSLNTMVELASNLLDELLGDGFRKILFLSAHFENQAPILEAMHLAQRRHGTDNQIVLANWWDPLKDSVMDEVFSDIMFPGWDLEHAAVTETSLLMHLAPELVHADKLPAKEAFAVPPYLRVPLQPSDIPSHGALADAVGATSEKGKIIADAAATSIAEICAYEFGVQVKTSVQL